In one window of Halomarina pelagica DNA:
- a CDS encoding SAM hydrolase/SAM-dependent halogenase family protein, whose product MITLTTDFGTPYPAAMKGVVLRRTDARVVDVAHDLPRQDVRTAAFWLREVLPYFPPAVHCAVVDPGVGTERRALVLRAGDHALVGPDNGLLLPAARRLAGYEGDTSAPPEAPASGIDAFAWRADDPESATFHGRDVFAPAAAAVHEAGVEGIEELDRARPTDEVVDLRFPAPDVRDDGADGEVLVVDGFGNVVTNVPGDALDGREAVRVNGESYPVAPSYAHRDPGEALVTVGSHGNVELAVNRGRGDEAFGVDVGDAVSLRF is encoded by the coding sequence ATGATCACGCTGACGACCGACTTCGGAACCCCGTACCCGGCGGCGATGAAGGGCGTCGTCCTCCGGCGGACGGACGCCCGCGTCGTCGACGTGGCCCACGACCTCCCCCGGCAGGACGTGCGAACGGCCGCCTTCTGGCTCCGCGAGGTCCTGCCGTACTTCCCCCCGGCGGTCCACTGCGCCGTCGTGGACCCCGGCGTCGGGACCGAGCGGCGGGCGCTCGTCCTCCGCGCGGGCGACCACGCCCTCGTCGGCCCGGACAACGGCCTCCTCCTCCCCGCCGCGCGGCGACTGGCGGGCTACGAAGGCGATACGAGCGCTCCACCCGAGGCCCCCGCATCCGGGATCGACGCGTTCGCCTGGCGCGCGGACGACCCCGAGAGCGCGACGTTCCACGGTCGGGACGTGTTCGCCCCCGCCGCCGCCGCGGTCCACGAGGCGGGCGTCGAGGGGATCGAGGAACTCGACCGGGCGAGGCCGACGGACGAGGTCGTCGACCTGCGATTTCCCGCCCCCGACGTGCGCGACGACGGCGCGGACGGCGAGGTGCTCGTCGTGGACGGCTTCGGCAACGTCGTCACGAACGTCCCCGGCGACGCGCTCGACGGCCGGGAGGCGGTGCGCGTGAACGGCGAGTCCTACCCCGTCGCCCCGTCCTACGCCCACCGCGATCCCGGCGAGGCGCTCGTCACGGTCGGCAGCCACGGCAACGTCGAACTCGCGGTCAACCGGGGGCGCGGCGACGAGGCGTTCGGAGTCGACGTCGGCGACGCCGTCTCGCTCCGGTTCTGA
- a CDS encoding nicotinamide-nucleotide adenylyltransferase yields the protein MSRGFYIGRFQPYHAGHHAMVERIAEDVEELVLGIGSADQSHTLHDPFTAGERITMITKAVSAADLDIITYAVPIEDLNRNAVWVSHVQSMCPEFDVAYSNNPLVVRLFEEAGIEVHSSPMFRREVLEGSEVRERMMNGDDWRSLVPDAVVGVIDEMDGVGRLRQVGSTDSNGDGDGYAEGPND from the coding sequence ATGAGCCGGGGGTTCTACATCGGGCGGTTCCAGCCGTACCACGCGGGCCACCACGCGATGGTCGAGCGGATCGCCGAGGACGTCGAGGAACTCGTCCTCGGGATTGGGAGCGCGGATCAGTCCCACACCCTCCACGACCCGTTCACCGCCGGGGAGCGCATCACCATGATCACCAAGGCCGTGAGCGCGGCCGACCTCGACATCATCACCTACGCGGTCCCGATCGAGGACCTGAACCGCAACGCCGTGTGGGTGAGCCACGTCCAGAGCATGTGCCCGGAGTTCGACGTCGCCTACTCCAACAACCCGCTCGTCGTCCGCCTGTTCGAGGAGGCGGGCATCGAGGTCCACTCCTCGCCGATGTTCCGCCGCGAGGTGCTCGAGGGATCGGAGGTCAGAGAGCGCATGATGAACGGCGACGACTGGCGCAGTCTGGTCCCCGACGCCGTCGTCGGCGTCATCGACGAGATGGACGGCGTCGGAAGACTCCGACAGGTCGGCAGCACGGACAGCAACGGCGACGGCGACGGATACGCCGAGGGGCCGAACGACTGA
- the lonB gene encoding ATP-dependent protease LonB, producing MNDNNADEVSPVEEGAGEVPVEPEDQSESDLGRAVVDDMEIDESSTDDLLGGLRIESTADIEVPDRLVDQVIGQDHARDIVLKAAKQRRHVMMIGSPGTGKSMLAKAMSQLLPREELQDVLVYHNPDDGNEPKIRTVPAGKGEQIVEAHKEEARKRNQMRSFLMWIIIAIVIGYALIIEGAVLLGILAAGVIYLAFRYSSRGSDAMIPNLLVNNADHQTAPFEDATGAHAGALLGDVRHDPFQSGGMETPSHDRVEAGAIHKSNKGVLFVDEINTLDIRSQQKLMTAIQEGEFSITGQSERSSGAMVQTEPVPTDFVMVAAGNLDAMENMHPALRSRIKGYGYEVYMDDTIRDEPEMRRKYARFVAQEVEKDGRLPHFTREAVEEVILEAQRRSGRKGHLTLELRNLGGLVRVAGDIARAEDAEFTTREHVLRAKRRSRSIEQQLADDYIEKRKDYELNVSEGEVVGRVNGLAVMGEDSGIVMPVMAEVAPSQGPGEVIATGNLQDIAQEAVQNVSAIIKKFSDEDISQQDIHIQYVQSYEGVEGDSASVTMATAVISALENIPIDQSIAMTGSLSVRGDVLPVGGVTHKIEAAAKAGLDTVIIPAANEQDVMIEDEYKDQVEIIPVRHISEVLEVALVGEPEKDSLVDRLKNITGQALDRQVGHGGSPSPQ from the coding sequence ATGAACGATAACAACGCAGACGAGGTCTCTCCGGTGGAAGAGGGGGCCGGCGAGGTGCCGGTCGAGCCGGAGGACCAGTCCGAGTCCGACCTGGGGAGGGCGGTCGTCGACGACATGGAGATCGACGAGTCGTCGACCGACGACTTACTTGGGGGGCTCAGGATAGAGAGCACGGCAGACATCGAAGTGCCCGATCGCCTGGTCGATCAGGTCATCGGGCAGGATCACGCCCGTGACATCGTCCTGAAGGCGGCCAAACAGCGCCGTCACGTGATGATGATCGGGTCGCCGGGGACGGGCAAGTCCATGCTGGCGAAGGCGATGAGCCAGCTCCTCCCCCGCGAGGAGCTACAGGACGTCCTCGTCTATCACAACCCGGACGACGGGAACGAGCCGAAGATCCGGACCGTCCCCGCCGGCAAGGGCGAACAGATCGTCGAGGCGCACAAGGAGGAGGCCAGAAAGCGCAACCAGATGCGCAGCTTCCTCATGTGGATCATCATCGCGATCGTCATCGGCTACGCGCTCATCATCGAGGGGGCCGTCCTCCTCGGTATCCTCGCGGCGGGCGTCATCTACCTCGCGTTCCGCTACTCCTCTCGCGGTAGCGACGCGATGATCCCGAACCTGCTGGTCAACAACGCGGACCACCAGACCGCGCCCTTCGAGGACGCGACGGGCGCACACGCCGGGGCGCTGCTCGGCGACGTCCGCCACGACCCGTTCCAGTCCGGCGGCATGGAGACGCCGAGCCACGACCGCGTCGAGGCCGGTGCCATCCACAAGTCCAACAAGGGCGTGCTGTTCGTCGACGAGATCAACACGCTCGACATCCGCAGCCAGCAGAAGCTGATGACGGCCATCCAGGAGGGCGAGTTCTCCATCACCGGCCAGTCCGAGCGCTCCTCGGGCGCGATGGTCCAGACCGAACCCGTCCCGACGGACTTCGTCATGGTCGCGGCGGGGAACCTCGACGCCATGGAGAACATGCACCCGGCGCTGCGCTCGCGCATCAAGGGCTACGGCTACGAGGTGTACATGGACGACACCATCCGCGACGAACCCGAGATGCGCCGCAAGTACGCGCGCTTCGTCGCCCAGGAGGTCGAGAAGGACGGCCGCCTGCCGCACTTCACCCGCGAGGCGGTCGAGGAGGTCATCCTCGAGGCCCAGCGTCGGTCCGGCCGCAAGGGCCACCTGACGCTCGAACTGCGCAACCTCGGCGGGCTGGTCCGCGTCGCGGGCGACATCGCCCGAGCGGAGGACGCGGAGTTCACCACCCGCGAGCACGTGCTGCGCGCCAAGCGCCGCAGCCGCTCCATCGAGCAGCAGCTCGCCGACGACTACATCGAGAAGCGCAAGGACTACGAGCTGAACGTCTCGGAGGGCGAGGTCGTCGGCCGCGTCAACGGGCTCGCCGTCATGGGCGAGGACTCCGGCATCGTCATGCCCGTCATGGCCGAGGTCGCCCCCTCGCAGGGGCCGGGCGAGGTCATCGCCACGGGTAACCTGCAGGACATCGCCCAGGAGGCGGTCCAGAACGTCTCGGCGATCATCAAGAAGTTCTCCGACGAGGACATCTCCCAGCAGGACATCCACATCCAGTACGTCCAGTCCTACGAGGGCGTCGAGGGCGACTCCGCGTCGGTGACGATGGCCACCGCGGTCATCAGCGCGCTGGAGAACATCCCGATCGACCAGAGCATCGCCATGACCGGCTCCCTGTCGGTCCGCGGCGACGTGCTCCCGGTCGGCGGCGTCACGCACAAGATCGAGGCGGCCGCGAAGGCCGGCCTGGACACGGTCATCATCCCCGCCGCCAACGAGCAGGACGTGATGATCGAGGACGAGTACAAGGACCAGGTCGAGATCATCCCGGTCCGGCACATCAGCGAGGTGCTCGAGGTCGCCCTCGTGGGCGAACCCGAGAAGGACTCGCTGGTCGACCGGCTGAAGAACATCACCGGGCAGGCCCTCGACCGGCAGGTCGGCCACGGCGGCAGCCCGAGCCCGCAGTAA
- a CDS encoding CPBP family intramembrane glutamic endopeptidase has protein sequence MTDWAAFVGLTVVVLLSLLALARLSQGTVRDTPRRADRSTGSVPLAEFDPPTRPSSLPDGGALAPSAPVTDLDRIGTGALLVNVALSQGLFGLALVAGAWYTRVPLAALGVDPSAPLSTGFPALAVGVGVGVALYLANALGAAGASALGFDADETLRELLTPDSPGGWGLLLVGVLPIIAGFEEVLFRAALVGVFSTGFGVSPWLLAALSSVAFALGHGAQGRAGILVTGVLGFVLAAVFVLTNSLLAVVVAHYLVNALEFVVSGYFGVEWTA, from the coding sequence GTGACCGACTGGGCGGCGTTCGTCGGCCTGACGGTCGTCGTCCTCCTCTCCCTTCTCGCGCTGGCGCGACTCTCCCAGGGGACCGTCCGCGACACACCGCGCCGCGCCGACCGTTCTACGGGATCCGTTCCGCTCGCCGAGTTCGACCCGCCGACCCGACCGTCGTCGCTCCCGGACGGCGGCGCGCTCGCGCCGTCGGCACCAGTCACCGACCTCGATCGGATCGGGACCGGCGCGCTCCTCGTCAACGTCGCGCTCTCGCAGGGGCTGTTCGGCCTCGCGCTCGTCGCCGGCGCGTGGTACACGCGCGTGCCGCTCGCCGCCCTCGGCGTCGACCCCTCCGCCCCTCTGAGCACGGGCTTCCCGGCGCTCGCTGTCGGCGTCGGCGTCGGGGTCGCGCTCTACCTCGCGAACGCGCTGGGCGCGGCGGGCGCGTCGGCGCTCGGCTTCGACGCCGACGAGACGCTCCGCGAACTGCTCACCCCCGACTCGCCCGGCGGGTGGGGGCTGTTGCTCGTCGGCGTCCTGCCCATCATCGCCGGGTTCGAGGAGGTGCTGTTCCGGGCGGCGCTCGTGGGCGTATTTTCGACGGGGTTCGGCGTCTCGCCGTGGCTCCTCGCGGCCCTCTCCTCGGTCGCGTTCGCGCTCGGCCACGGCGCGCAGGGGCGCGCCGGGATCCTCGTGACGGGGGTGCTCGGCTTCGTGCTCGCCGCCGTCTTCGTCCTCACGAACAGCCTGCTCGCGGTCGTCGTCGCCCACTACCTGGTGAACGCGCTCGAGTTCGTCGTGAGCGGCTACTTCGGCGTGGAGTGGACGGCGTAG
- a CDS encoding DUF7139 domain-containing protein produces MTSLTEVYEGGSGGANLRRLYLGVLLFLAGVAFVLGGIVFATADPRAGLFGMTWWQQREVAGVLAGVGLPAVFLGIFSVLPASRRVRIAAVVGAAIALCGVGLFYLVYPHNWVNDAANYALPVVVIYFFGAIVTFWCLFTGVANFKTRNDPGGTVTLEITQEGETRVVEVDRSRLGGLGGVGLLGAAPDGEVATQTNDPGSAERSASTRTRTSASASAHRSDGGASARRSSPSASVGTGANTGARAPSADARDARDERDDGAVLLDGESDGSSAPDVYCGSCTHFKYVRTGGELRPYCGYHDEVMADMDPCPQWERNG; encoded by the coding sequence ATGACCAGCCTCACGGAGGTCTACGAGGGGGGCAGCGGCGGGGCCAACCTCCGACGGCTGTACCTCGGCGTCCTCCTGTTCCTCGCGGGCGTGGCGTTCGTGCTCGGGGGCATCGTGTTCGCGACGGCCGACCCGCGGGCGGGACTGTTCGGCATGACGTGGTGGCAGCAGCGGGAGGTCGCGGGCGTCCTCGCGGGCGTCGGGCTTCCGGCGGTGTTCCTCGGGATCTTCTCCGTGCTCCCGGCGAGCCGTCGGGTCAGGATCGCGGCGGTCGTCGGCGCGGCGATCGCGCTCTGCGGCGTCGGGCTCTTCTACCTCGTCTACCCGCACAACTGGGTCAACGACGCGGCGAACTACGCCCTCCCGGTCGTCGTGATCTACTTCTTCGGCGCGATCGTCACGTTCTGGTGTCTGTTCACCGGCGTCGCCAACTTCAAGACGCGCAACGACCCCGGCGGCACCGTCACGCTCGAGATCACCCAGGAGGGCGAGACGCGCGTCGTCGAGGTCGACCGCTCCCGACTGGGGGGTCTCGGCGGCGTCGGCCTGCTCGGGGCCGCCCCCGACGGCGAGGTGGCGACGCAGACGAACGATCCAGGCAGTGCGGAGCGGAGCGCGAGTACGAGGACGCGGACGAGCGCGAGCGCGAGCGCCCACCGGAGCGACGGCGGCGCGAGCGCCCGCCGCTCGTCGCCCTCCGCGAGCGTGGGGACGGGGGCGAACACGGGCGCAAGGGCCCCCTCAGCGGACGCGCGGGACGCGCGGGACGAGCGGGACGACGGGGCCGTCCTGCTCGACGGCGAGTCCGACGGATCGAGCGCCCCGGACGTCTACTGCGGCAGTTGCACGCACTTCAAGTACGTCAGGACCGGCGGCGAACTCCGCCCCTACTGCGGCTACCACGACGAGGTCATGGCCGACATGGACCCCTGCCCGCAGTGGGAACGGAACGGGTGA
- a CDS encoding Mut7-C RNAse domain-containing protein → MRLRLLLDVMCGGLVSYLRMCGHDAAYALDRGIEDDRDLLELAREEDRTLVTRDVQLAGRAGDAILVESRDVREQLRELVAAGVPLALDERPSVCGRCNGPLERVPADASTPEYAPDPDGEAVWRCSACRQCFWRGSHWDDVRATLEGL, encoded by the coding sequence ATGCGCCTCCGTCTCCTGCTCGACGTGATGTGCGGCGGCCTGGTGAGCTACCTCCGGATGTGCGGCCACGACGCGGCCTACGCGCTGGATCGGGGGATCGAGGACGATCGAGACCTCCTCGAACTCGCCCGCGAGGAGGACCGGACGCTCGTCACGCGGGACGTGCAACTCGCGGGGCGCGCCGGCGACGCGATCCTCGTCGAATCGCGCGACGTCCGCGAACAGCTCCGCGAACTCGTCGCGGCGGGCGTCCCGCTCGCGCTCGACGAGCGCCCCTCCGTCTGCGGGCGCTGCAACGGTCCCCTCGAACGGGTTCCGGCGGACGCGTCGACCCCCGAGTACGCCCCCGACCCGGACGGGGAGGCGGTGTGGCGCTGTTCGGCGTGCCGACAGTGCTTCTGGCGGGGGAGCCACTGGGACGACGTGCGCGCGACGCTGGAGGGGCTGTGA
- the polX gene encoding DNA polymerase/3'-5' exonuclease PolX → MSVRNEELAALFEEFAALLEAQDVEYKPRAYRQAAENIRSHPEPVADLARRGGTDAVKEVNRVGDAIASKVVEYVETGEIEELEELRAELPVDMAALTSVEGVGPKTVGTLYYELGVRTLDDLEAAARAEEIREVPGFGAKTEENILANLDFARQSNERQLLSRARPLADEIQRHFADVAAVGRSEVAGSLRRWKPTIGDVDLLVASDDPEAVVEAFTGWEDADAVIEAGPTKASVRSAGIRVDLRVVAPEEFGAALQHFTGSRDHNISVRDRAIERGLKVNEYGVFDVSDVDDPDAGQRVGERLACETEADVYAAIDLPLVPPELREDRGEVEAAAEDRLPDLIEESDVRGDLHVHTTWSDGRYSVREMVEAAEERGYDYVNVSDHATGPGMVGGVGLSDDELEEQLAEVREVGDDADIEVFAGVEANVGEDGSVSVGDALLEQLDCVVASPHSALDGDGTERLVRAAEHPEVDVIGHPTGRMLNQRSGLDIDVSTVATAAAEANTALEINASPSRLDLSGGAVKLAIEQGATVVVDTDAHSPSNFDLIRYGVHTARRGWAEVGDVLNAWETDDVRAFLER, encoded by the coding sequence GTGAGCGTCCGCAACGAGGAACTCGCCGCCCTGTTCGAGGAGTTCGCCGCCCTCCTCGAAGCCCAGGACGTCGAGTACAAGCCGCGGGCCTACCGCCAGGCGGCGGAGAACATCCGCTCGCACCCCGAACCCGTCGCGGACCTCGCGCGGCGGGGCGGGACGGACGCGGTGAAGGAGGTCAATCGCGTCGGCGACGCCATCGCCTCCAAGGTCGTCGAGTACGTCGAGACGGGCGAGATCGAGGAACTCGAGGAACTCCGCGCGGAACTCCCCGTCGACATGGCGGCGCTGACGAGCGTCGAGGGCGTCGGCCCGAAGACCGTCGGAACGCTCTACTACGAACTCGGGGTCCGGACGCTCGACGACCTCGAAGCCGCGGCGCGGGCGGAGGAGATACGCGAGGTGCCGGGCTTCGGTGCGAAGACGGAGGAGAACATCCTCGCCAACCTCGACTTCGCCCGCCAGTCGAACGAGCGCCAGCTCCTCAGCCGGGCACGACCGCTCGCCGACGAGATCCAGCGCCACTTCGCCGACGTGGCGGCCGTCGGGCGCTCGGAGGTCGCCGGGTCGCTGCGGCGCTGGAAGCCCACCATCGGCGACGTCGACCTGCTCGTCGCCAGCGACGACCCCGAGGCGGTCGTCGAGGCGTTCACCGGCTGGGAGGACGCCGACGCGGTCATCGAGGCGGGACCGACGAAGGCGTCGGTGCGCTCCGCGGGCATCCGCGTGGACCTCCGCGTGGTCGCCCCCGAGGAGTTCGGCGCCGCGCTCCAGCACTTCACCGGCAGCCGCGACCACAACATCAGCGTGCGCGACCGGGCCATCGAGCGCGGGCTGAAGGTCAACGAGTACGGCGTCTTCGACGTGTCGGACGTCGACGACCCGGACGCGGGACAGCGCGTGGGCGAGCGTCTCGCCTGCGAGACGGAGGCGGACGTGTACGCCGCCATCGACCTGCCGCTCGTCCCGCCGGAGCTTCGCGAGGACCGCGGCGAGGTGGAGGCCGCCGCCGAGGACCGCCTGCCGGACCTGATCGAGGAGAGCGACGTCCGGGGCGACCTCCACGTGCACACCACGTGGTCCGACGGGCGCTACTCGGTCCGCGAGATGGTCGAGGCCGCCGAGGAACGTGGCTACGACTACGTCAACGTCTCGGACCACGCGACCGGTCCGGGGATGGTCGGTGGCGTCGGCCTGTCGGACGACGAACTGGAGGAGCAGCTCGCTGAGGTGCGCGAGGTGGGCGACGACGCCGACATCGAGGTGTTCGCGGGCGTCGAGGCGAACGTCGGCGAGGACGGGAGCGTCTCGGTGGGCGACGCCCTCCTCGAGCAGCTCGACTGCGTCGTGGCCTCGCCGCACAGCGCGCTCGACGGCGACGGCACCGAACGCCTCGTCCGCGCCGCGGAGCACCCCGAGGTCGACGTCATCGGCCACCCGACGGGACGGATGCTCAACCAGCGATCGGGGCTCGACATCGACGTCTCGACGGTCGCGACGGCGGCCGCGGAGGCGAACACCGCCCTCGAGATCAACGCCAGCCCCAGCCGCCTCGACCTCTCCGGCGGCGCGGTGAAGCTCGCCATCGAGCAGGGCGCGACCGTCGTCGTCGACACCGACGCCCACAGCCCGTCGAACTTCGACCTGATCCGGTACGGCGTCCACACCGCCCGGCGGGGCTGGGCGGAAGTCGGCGACGTGCTGAACGCCTGGGAGACCGACGACGTGCGGGCGTTCCTCGAACGCTGA
- a CDS encoding DUF5788 family protein: MEEFERKQLLERIDREGATVGASIPETITVQGEEVNLREFVFEIKRRETVPSGERERVDRAKRNLRRERLQRKQRIERGEVSYEEGRALVESIVGIDRALEALQNLGPANVEAEARAQEAADQKRWVSFLRQVLGDDGGRRGRS; encoded by the coding sequence ATGGAAGAGTTCGAGCGAAAACAGCTGCTCGAGCGCATCGACCGCGAGGGCGCGACGGTGGGCGCGAGCATCCCGGAGACCATCACCGTCCAGGGCGAGGAGGTGAACCTCCGGGAGTTCGTCTTCGAGATAAAGCGCCGGGAGACGGTGCCGTCGGGTGAGCGCGAGCGCGTCGACCGGGCGAAGCGGAACCTCCGCCGTGAACGCCTCCAGCGCAAACAGCGCATCGAGCGGGGAGAGGTCAGCTACGAGGAGGGGAGGGCGCTCGTCGAGAGCATCGTCGGCATCGATCGTGCACTCGAGGCCCTCCAGAACCTCGGTCCGGCGAACGTCGAGGCCGAGGCGCGCGCGCAGGAGGCCGCTGACCAGAAGCGCTGGGTGAGCTTCCTCAGGCAGGTGCTCGGCGACGACGGCGGACGGCGGGGGCGATCGTGA
- a CDS encoding DUF5789 family protein translates to MADEEEESGPLVELGEGESVEGAPLARVTSRLHYGIAKSEVVRRVGDVEIRTPDGPRTVEDALGESDETYFPKKEALETTIRDVVGRGPVPTSDRDRDATSDGSRDGDE, encoded by the coding sequence ATGGCTGACGAGGAAGAGGAGTCCGGACCCCTGGTCGAACTCGGGGAGGGCGAATCCGTCGAGGGCGCGCCGCTCGCGCGCGTCACCTCGCGACTGCACTACGGCATCGCGAAGAGCGAGGTCGTCCGCCGCGTCGGCGACGTCGAGATCCGAACCCCCGACGGACCGCGGACGGTCGAGGACGCCCTCGGCGAGAGCGACGAGACGTACTTCCCGAAGAAGGAGGCGCTCGAAACGACGATCCGCGACGTCGTCGGACGCGGGCCCGTCCCCACCAGCGACCGGGATCGCGACGCTACGAGCGACGGGAGCCGCGACGGCGACGAGTGA
- a CDS encoding DUF302 domain-containing protein has translation MSLEFDPSALDPEDIGEKEATLHMDHEAAVEHVRETFVEAGFGVPVEFSPSELLNEKVDADRDPYYVLGACNPAMADRALDMSLRMGGLFPCNVVVWEEEPGVQHVYHLSIMRIGRLVGVAPDSEQWRELIDETGALADEAFSNLDSLDGAN, from the coding sequence ATGAGTCTCGAGTTCGACCCCTCGGCGCTCGATCCGGAGGACATCGGCGAGAAGGAGGCGACGCTCCACATGGACCACGAGGCGGCCGTCGAGCACGTCCGCGAGACGTTCGTCGAGGCGGGCTTCGGCGTCCCCGTGGAGTTCTCGCCCTCCGAACTGCTGAACGAGAAGGTGGACGCCGACCGCGACCCCTACTACGTCCTCGGCGCGTGCAACCCGGCGATGGCCGACCGCGCGCTCGACATGAGCCTGCGGATGGGCGGACTGTTCCCCTGTAACGTCGTCGTCTGGGAGGAGGAGCCGGGCGTCCAGCACGTCTATCACCTCAGCATCATGCGGATCGGTCGGCTCGTCGGCGTCGCGCCCGACTCCGAGCAGTGGCGGGAGCTGATCGACGAGACGGGCGCGCTCGCGGACGAGGCGTTCTCGAACCTCGACAGCCTCGACGGCGCGAACTGA
- the nreA gene encoding DNA repair protein NreA, producing MRLDEYIDGLEVDETVRMRQLAKEKSYAITDYLADVERRVEETVQGDSLFGSTAPSIFVGRSSYPNVSAGVLAPVSDAEHAADYETSGEWYRRGFTIDDVFQARTNLLNSTQRTNVHVADEWGGFVGVQREVAIADRPVDVEVGLDGPPTIDFDAGLANVSTPTGPRATAKSAELAENPHVPRAVEKTLSDDDWRAEGAMNYLYNRGFDVYDINRILSAGALGTAESRRLVPTRWSITAVDDTVGQYLRGRIRNAPSVDAVEVWYNGYMGNRFWVLLAPGRWEYELVEMKAPGSIWNYDPEARYLVGADYEGYEGRTGYVEETAGAYYAARLGVLEHLADRGRQAKVLVLRHVTEDYWGPTGVWMIRESVRNAFTEGGAEPGEAETFHDAIRTLAPALPIDLNRLRRSSEMASGLQATLGDYGS from the coding sequence ATGCGTCTCGACGAGTACATCGACGGGCTGGAGGTCGACGAGACGGTCCGTATGCGCCAGTTGGCGAAGGAGAAGTCCTACGCCATCACCGACTACCTGGCGGACGTCGAGCGGCGCGTCGAGGAGACCGTGCAGGGCGACTCGCTGTTCGGCAGCACCGCCCCCTCGATCTTCGTCGGGCGCTCGTCGTACCCGAACGTCTCCGCCGGCGTCCTCGCGCCCGTGAGCGACGCCGAGCACGCCGCCGACTACGAGACGAGCGGCGAGTGGTACCGCCGGGGGTTCACGATCGACGACGTGTTCCAGGCGCGGACGAACCTGCTCAACTCGACCCAGCGGACGAACGTCCACGTCGCCGACGAGTGGGGCGGCTTCGTGGGCGTGCAGCGCGAGGTCGCCATCGCCGACCGACCGGTGGACGTGGAGGTCGGTCTCGACGGCCCCCCGACGATCGACTTCGACGCGGGGCTGGCGAACGTCTCGACGCCGACCGGCCCGCGCGCGACCGCGAAGAGCGCCGAACTCGCCGAGAACCCCCACGTACCCCGCGCCGTGGAGAAGACCCTCTCGGACGACGACTGGCGCGCCGAGGGGGCGATGAACTACCTCTACAACCGCGGGTTCGACGTCTACGACATCAACCGCATCCTGTCGGCGGGCGCGCTCGGCACCGCCGAGAGCCGCAGGCTCGTCCCCACGCGCTGGTCGATCACCGCCGTCGACGACACCGTGGGCCAGTACCTCCGCGGGCGCATCCGCAACGCCCCGAGCGTCGACGCCGTCGAGGTGTGGTACAACGGGTACATGGGCAACCGCTTCTGGGTGCTCCTCGCGCCCGGGCGCTGGGAGTACGAACTCGTCGAGATGAAGGCTCCGGGGAGCATCTGGAACTACGATCCCGAGGCGCGGTACCTCGTGGGCGCAGATTACGAGGGCTACGAGGGCCGGACGGGGTACGTCGAGGAGACCGCGGGGGCGTACTACGCCGCCCGCCTCGGCGTGCTCGAACACCTCGCCGACCGGGGGCGACAGGCCAAGGTGCTCGTCCTCCGGCACGTCACCGAGGACTACTGGGGGCCGACGGGCGTCTGGATGATCCGCGAGAGCGTCAGGAACGCCTTCACCGAGGGCGGCGCTGAGCCGGGGGAAGCCGAGACGTTCCACGACGCGATACGAACCCTCGCGCCGGCGCTCCCGATCGACCTGAACCGTCTCCGCCGGAGTTCCGAGATGGCGTCGGGACTGCAGGCGACGCTCGGGGACTACGGCTCGTGA